The genomic region aaAATGTGTATTTTAAATAACACTTACGTATACGAGTTTATACTGGCAAAtggataaatatatgtatgtaggtaagcATGTTAGtacgtaaatacataaataactgtatacaactgaaaacgaaaaataaagcaaataagttTTTAAGACAGAAGTAAACAATAAATagaaatgcaataataaaatgtatgagCATATTTTTCTTTGTCCCGTTAAGCAGGGAAaacgttttaaattttataacagGATTTTTTATGGAAGTAGTTTGACCACTGTAGCTGAGTGCTTTTTACGTGTGAGTGCCATTGGGTTGCGCAGGCGCTTGAAGCGCATAATGGAGGAGTTTGTATCGAGAGATCGAGATGTGTTGGaccgatttgcctttttcttaaatatgttatattttctaaactttgtatgaaaatatCACGCCAAAACACATTAGTGTAAATCTTTACCAGGAAATAAAACCCTGGTGAGTTGGTGTCGAGCTTAGGCTACATGGACGTCAGTAATGCCCAGTGGCCCTCACTCGGAGGGAGAAATAAAGTAGCAATTCTCGGAAAAGCACACTACTCTCTCGCTACTAAGGGAATCTAAAAGACCGAACGATGGCTAACTACGGTTGTGGTAATCGCTTCGTACTATTGATAAAATTTATCTCAATGGATAATATCTGATCCTGCTTTTCACAGGCGTAGCAAAATATGAGAGCCGCCTTTGTCTATACGAGTATTTAAGCCCCGCGACAGCATGGGAACTGGGGAGTAGCTGCTTTAGACAGCTGCCGTAAAGGGGTTCGAACTACTGCAGGGATGCCTGTCTAATTACCTGCTACTGCAAAAGCATCAACATAATCGtcactagaataaaaaaagtttcttctGACATTTACACCGGCACTATAAGGCCAACATCTACTTAAACTCTCCCAAGCTTCCCAGAGCTTTATtgacttaaataaaaagccGCATGTGATAAGATACACTAAAAATtcgtatttattatatttttaattttatttttaatactaaaactaattttatttagcaCTCATGACGCTTGCAGCAATCGGGATACGGTTTTGAATTATCCTGTGGTATGACCGCACAATTCGGTGGCGGCACAGACTCTGCGCAGCTTTTAATAAGACAaacaatatacaaatacaaataaaatacaatataattatGAAACGAAATTGTAGGGCTTCTTACGTTTTTGCTGAGATGCTGTTTTCGGCATCGCAATGGTATACAGCGCATTCGCCAGGATTTTGAAAGGTTTCGCCAACATTAAACTGATGCGCTCCAAATTCACAATCAGCTGACAgcgcataataaaataaaacactcgTTAATAAGCTTACAGAAAACATGTAAGCAGATCATTAGCACTTACCAGCCAAGCCAAGGCCATAGCAAAGTAGAAGTACAGCTGCTCCAATGACATACCGCATATTTATAAGTAGAACTCAGATGCTGCAGGAACGTCTATGCTGtttaaaattcaaatgcaaACTGTTGAATTTACGGTaagtatgtattttatatttatttataatagataatttgcatatttaaaacgtagaaatttattttgcaagaCTGCAAAAGTGacatcacaaaaataaataggagaagaatataagaaatactgatTTTAATAGCAAAACGCAAAGAAGTTCAATTTACATTGACTGCAGTTAggaaatattagtaaaaaacagGTACACTTGTGTGCAAGAAAATTCCTTTTACGAAAAATGAATCGCTCATTTACTGCAATTCTAAGTCcaaatccaaaaataataaaaaatggtgtTAAGGATGCAGAAACTACCGTGGatactaattttttgttgtgcAAGAAATGCATTGCGGTGTCTATTACCACTACCTGAgaacaaacaaaatatgtatttatttttgcttaggatgtaatagtaaattgaaaactctcAGCAAACGAGCGATGTGTAATGAATTTAACGTAGCAGTATTTTGGTGCTACAAGAATGCCATTATTTTTCACTCCAGTGTGGGTGCGGAGAACAAGAAATCACAgttaattttacaaattaatgttaataaaaaatattgctggcatttattgcaaaaaaagttaaGAGTTGTATTTGTTGAATGGTCAAGTAACAGTGACTAACAACAAACGCAAACACGCTTTAGAGCACATAAAATATCATATCTGCACATATGCCTTTGGTTAGAGATGTGTGTTAGAACAGGAGCTGTTTAAAGgtgagctttaaaaaaaaatggcgcgtagacttctgttaggtgttaggccgagctcctcctcttatttgtggtgtttttcaggacagaaatacactcggaggtttgccattactggccgaggggcgaccgctattagaaacaactttttatattctttgatgttcatgcacggagtttcgaacctacgcagAGG from Anastrepha obliqua isolate idAnaObli1 chromosome 2, idAnaObli1_1.0, whole genome shotgun sequence harbors:
- the LOC129236769 gene encoding venom peptide HsVx1-like codes for the protein MRYVIGAAVLLLCYGLGLAADCEFGAHQFNVGETFQNPGECAVYHCDAENSISAKTCAESVPPPNCAVIPQDNSKPYPDCCKRHEC